From Humibacter ginsenosidimutans, a single genomic window includes:
- a CDS encoding TatD family hydrolase has product MPSDPTYPPLPTPLTVPVYDNHTHIDPSARPGRIEDGLALEYREQLDRASSVGVRGIVQVGTDVQSSIWAAETAAIEPRMLAAVAIHPNDAPELEAAAALDDALAVIDGLASRPRVRAIGETGLDFFRTDAAGRGAQFRSFEAHIDMAKRHGLALQIHDRDAHDDVIATLQRVGAPEKVVFHCFSGGPDLARVCADNGWYMSFAGTVTFKNAQNLRDALELAPRALLLVETDAPYLTPTPYRGRPNAPYLIPHTLRTMAEVIGTDASVLAAQIASNTELVYGRWDDEPVAAPPTTPIGIIA; this is encoded by the coding sequence ATGCCCAGCGACCCGACCTATCCGCCGCTGCCGACACCGCTCACGGTGCCGGTGTACGACAACCACACCCACATCGACCCGTCGGCGCGGCCTGGCCGCATCGAGGACGGTCTCGCGCTCGAGTACCGGGAACAGCTCGACAGGGCGTCGTCGGTGGGCGTGCGCGGCATCGTGCAGGTCGGCACCGACGTTCAGTCGTCGATCTGGGCGGCGGAGACGGCCGCGATCGAGCCGCGCATGCTCGCGGCCGTGGCCATCCACCCGAACGATGCGCCCGAACTGGAAGCCGCTGCCGCCCTCGATGACGCCCTCGCCGTCATCGACGGGCTCGCCTCCCGCCCGCGGGTGCGTGCCATCGGCGAGACGGGGCTCGACTTCTTCCGCACGGATGCCGCCGGCCGCGGCGCGCAGTTCCGCTCGTTCGAGGCGCACATCGACATGGCCAAGCGGCACGGCCTCGCGCTGCAGATCCACGACCGCGACGCGCACGACGACGTGATCGCCACCCTGCAGCGCGTGGGCGCCCCGGAGAAGGTGGTGTTCCACTGCTTCTCCGGCGGCCCCGACCTGGCACGGGTGTGCGCCGACAACGGCTGGTACATGTCGTTCGCGGGCACCGTCACGTTCAAGAACGCGCAGAACCTGCGCGACGCGCTCGAGCTCGCGCCGCGCGCGCTGCTGCTGGTGGAGACGGACGCGCCTTACCTCACGCCCACGCCGTACCGCGGCCGGCCGAACGCGCCCTACCTCATTCCGCACACGCTGCGCACCATGGCCGAGGTGATCGGTACCGACGCCTCGGTGCTCGCCGCGCAGATCGCCTCGAACACCGAGCTCGTCTACGGCAGGTGGGACGACGAGCCGGTCGCCGCGCCGCCCACCACGCCCATCGGCATCATCGCCTGA
- a CDS encoding 4-(cytidine 5'-diphospho)-2-C-methyl-D-erythritol kinase produces the protein MTSTSQGLPVHARAPGKVNLYLGVGAVGDDGYHEVASVYQAVSLYEDVRVWRSSEFSLSFSGPIDCSALPTDDRNLAVRAARLVATAGGVDDGVRIEIEKSVPIAGGMGGGSADAAATLVACDALWNTGLTREQLHGLAAELGADVPFALAGGTAIGLGRGDELSPVLTQGRFDWVLVLPRGELSTPAVYRELDTHRERHAGDLGPVVEHPSVSTELLQALRAGDPELLAESLANDLQAPAIHLSDELSDVLELGERAGALAGLVSGSGPTVAFLAEDRESAIDLQIALSAAQLRAVRVSAPVHGARVLQLDG, from the coding sequence ATGACCTCCACGAGCCAGGGCCTGCCCGTGCATGCCCGCGCACCCGGAAAGGTGAACCTCTACCTCGGCGTGGGCGCGGTCGGTGACGACGGTTATCACGAGGTGGCCAGCGTCTACCAGGCCGTGTCGCTCTACGAGGACGTGCGCGTCTGGCGATCGTCGGAGTTCTCGCTGAGCTTCAGCGGCCCGATCGACTGCTCGGCGTTGCCGACCGACGACCGCAACCTGGCGGTGCGCGCCGCCCGGCTCGTGGCCACGGCGGGCGGGGTCGACGATGGCGTGCGCATCGAGATCGAGAAGAGCGTTCCGATCGCGGGCGGCATGGGAGGCGGGTCGGCGGACGCCGCAGCCACGCTCGTCGCGTGCGACGCGCTCTGGAACACCGGTCTCACCCGCGAGCAGCTGCACGGGCTCGCCGCAGAGCTCGGCGCCGACGTGCCGTTCGCCCTCGCCGGCGGCACGGCGATCGGGCTCGGGCGCGGTGACGAGCTGAGTCCCGTGCTCACGCAGGGTCGCTTCGACTGGGTGCTCGTGCTGCCGCGCGGGGAGCTGTCGACGCCAGCCGTCTATCGCGAGCTCGACACCCATCGCGAGCGCCACGCGGGGGATCTCGGGCCGGTGGTGGAGCATCCCTCGGTCAGCACGGAGCTGCTGCAGGCGTTGCGTGCCGGCGATCCTGAGCTGCTCGCCGAGAGCCTCGCGAACGACCTGCAGGCGCCCGCCATCCATCTCTCCGACGAGCTCTCCGACGTGCTCGAGCTGGGGGAGCGCGCCGGCGCGCTCGCCGGTCTGGTCTCGGGCTCGGGACCGACGGTGGCCTTCCTCGCCGAAGACCGGGAGTCGGCGATCGACCTGCAGATCGCGTTGAGTGCGGCACAGCTACGCGCGGTGCGAGTCTCCGCGCCGGTGCACGGCGCGAGGGTGCTGCAGCTCGACGGTTGA
- a CDS encoding tetratricopeptide repeat protein, whose amino-acid sequence MAVRETAPGAPHEPSSLDELSIRLGELRAAAGSPSYAEIARRVGELRSGDDPAKVTVYDCFRAGRRRLDDALVRDIALALGLPQNAAAALGERTRELNGDRMAVHVDVQVGRRDAEGVVGRDRLVAGIPNAPIVILTGLPGVGTSSVASLLSSPQAITVQLRGSEPGQRPADPVEVLRRVLGALGHRSMPYDLARLRERVAAEVGERTIVLEDAADPAAVAALVLPGVRYVITARTPLSGLENQQGVAGIPLHRTVVPPLGDDDSAALLGRLLDASPDDPALLRLVRVSGGLPLDLVMLAATAARSPDWTLADLAERFEWEPASARMRPALETALATLLPEDAEVLRLAALIDREFDSAVLGAMTPRADAALARLAERHLVTLDGAHVRMHATVFAFLREEAQASFPASARRAAVERASDAVLAAIESDPDYAATDYATVFGVASAALEGGSERTVERLALAAHPALAQWSMWAAAFRLHELASRVSALESAPEVALNVAVCAEKLGRYDEALMILHRVRRVATGVALARTWNQLGSVQRRMSRFDDAMRAYRQAAAIAHAEGDLQVEGRARGNHADTLRIVARYAEAGRGYARALSIAEQIDDTLNVSIVRTNRVLLHISLGRFDDAEDELAWLLAHAGERPVPHVHAVLTSVAEAAGDLETARRRMAIAELAASEAGEYSATTELALLSARLRAADGDITGAVSAAEAVLREGMRAGSPLLETDAGNTLAELLLAAGDAEGAVRRAAAAEEVAEATGDLAEIARGRAVRAGAAQLRGDAQEAAALWESSRELYRRIGHRLGR is encoded by the coding sequence GTGGCAGTTCGTGAGACCGCGCCCGGCGCTCCGCACGAACCGAGCAGTCTCGACGAGCTGAGCATTCGACTCGGCGAGCTTCGCGCCGCAGCGGGATCCCCGTCATACGCGGAGATCGCTCGACGCGTCGGCGAGCTGCGGAGTGGCGATGATCCGGCCAAGGTGACCGTCTACGACTGCTTCCGCGCGGGCCGCCGCCGGCTCGACGACGCGCTGGTCAGGGACATCGCTCTGGCTCTGGGCCTTCCGCAGAACGCCGCTGCCGCACTCGGCGAGCGGACTCGCGAGCTCAACGGCGATCGCATGGCCGTGCACGTCGACGTGCAGGTGGGGCGACGGGATGCCGAGGGTGTGGTCGGGCGCGATCGGCTGGTGGCGGGCATCCCGAACGCGCCGATCGTCATTCTCACGGGGCTGCCCGGGGTGGGAACGAGCTCGGTGGCGTCGCTGCTGTCGTCGCCTCAGGCGATCACCGTGCAGCTCCGCGGGTCGGAGCCCGGCCAACGGCCGGCCGACCCGGTAGAGGTGCTGCGCCGTGTGCTCGGTGCGCTGGGTCACCGCTCGATGCCTTACGACCTGGCGCGACTGCGCGAACGGGTGGCGGCCGAGGTCGGCGAGCGCACGATCGTGCTCGAAGACGCCGCCGACCCGGCGGCCGTCGCCGCGCTCGTGCTGCCGGGGGTGCGCTACGTGATCACGGCCAGAACCCCGCTGTCCGGCCTCGAGAACCAGCAGGGCGTCGCCGGCATTCCGCTGCACAGAACCGTGGTGCCTCCGCTCGGCGACGACGACTCGGCGGCCCTGCTCGGCAGGCTGCTGGATGCCTCGCCCGACGACCCGGCGCTGCTCCGGCTCGTGCGCGTCTCCGGCGGTCTTCCGCTCGACCTGGTCATGCTCGCTGCGACAGCGGCGCGCAGCCCGGACTGGACGCTCGCCGACCTCGCCGAGCGCTTCGAGTGGGAACCGGCCTCGGCGCGCATGCGGCCGGCGCTGGAGACCGCCCTCGCCACTCTGCTGCCCGAGGACGCCGAGGTGCTGCGCTTGGCGGCGCTGATCGATCGCGAGTTCGACAGTGCTGTGCTGGGGGCCATGACGCCGCGCGCCGACGCCGCCCTGGCACGGCTGGCCGAGCGGCACCTCGTGACGCTCGACGGCGCACACGTGCGCATGCACGCGACGGTGTTCGCGTTTCTACGGGAGGAGGCGCAGGCATCCTTCCCCGCGTCGGCTCGCCGCGCGGCGGTGGAGCGGGCGTCGGATGCCGTGCTCGCGGCGATCGAGAGCGACCCCGACTATGCGGCCACGGACTACGCGACGGTGTTCGGCGTCGCATCGGCCGCGCTGGAGGGCGGCAGCGAACGCACGGTGGAGCGGCTGGCGCTGGCCGCGCACCCTGCGCTGGCCCAGTGGTCGATGTGGGCCGCGGCGTTCCGGCTGCACGAGCTCGCCTCGCGCGTGTCGGCGCTCGAGTCCGCGCCCGAGGTGGCGCTCAACGTCGCGGTCTGCGCCGAGAAGCTGGGGCGCTATGACGAGGCGCTGATGATCCTCCACCGGGTGCGCCGTGTCGCCACCGGTGTCGCGCTCGCTCGCACGTGGAACCAGCTCGGCAGCGTACAACGACGCATGAGCCGATTCGACGACGCGATGCGGGCGTACCGCCAGGCGGCGGCCATCGCCCACGCCGAGGGCGATCTGCAGGTGGAGGGCAGGGCGCGCGGCAACCACGCCGACACCCTGCGCATCGTGGCGCGCTACGCGGAGGCGGGGCGCGGGTACGCGCGTGCGCTGTCGATCGCCGAGCAGATCGACGACACCCTCAACGTGAGCATCGTGCGCACCAATCGCGTTCTGCTGCACATCTCGCTCGGCCGGTTCGACGATGCCGAAGACGAACTGGCCTGGCTTCTGGCGCACGCCGGCGAGCGCCCGGTGCCGCACGTGCACGCCGTGCTCACGAGCGTCGCCGAGGCGGCAGGCGACCTGGAGACGGCCAGGCGACGCATGGCGATCGCCGAGCTGGCGGCATCCGAGGCGGGCGAGTACTCGGCAACGACGGAGCTGGCCCTGCTGTCGGCTCGGCTGCGGGCGGCAGACGGCGACATCACGGGAGCCGTGAGCGCGGCCGAAGCCGTTCTGCGGGAGGGCATGCGCGCCGGATCGCCGCTGCTGGAGACCGACGCGGGCAACACCCTGGCGGAGCTGCTGCTTGCGGCGGGGGATGCCGAAGGTGCCGTGCGCCGCGCCGCCGCAGCAGAAGAGGTGGCGGAGGCGACCGGCGATCTGGCCGAGATCGCACGCGGACGAGCGGTGCGCGCGGGAGCGGCGCAGCTGCGGGGGGATGCTCAAGAGGCTGCCGCCCTGTGGGAATCCTCGCGCGAGCTCTATCGCCGCATCGGGCACCGTCTCGGTCGCTGA
- a CDS encoding FdhF/YdeP family oxidoreductase gives MTIHEAPDERTVDDTERIQVTHPKQWAAGIPGIMHSVGPAVREMGPSRAAKLLTSMNHKDGFDCMSCAWPDPSHRKVAEFCENGAKAVTWEATPLTVPNTFWAEHPIPVLLEKSEYWLGMQGRLVEPVYKAADSDRYVPVTWDDAFRIVSDKLRSLDSPDQAAFYTSGRTSNEAAFAYQLFARAFGTNNLPDCSNMCHESTGAALGEVIGVGKCTVTYDDFAKADLIIIMGQNPGTNHPRMLTALEEAKEAGAKIVAVNPLPEAGLMRYKNPQKVSGWIGKGTGLADDYLQIRLSGDQALMQAVAKRVLDAERAAPGTVLDHDFIDRYCQGFDEFAASLDSLDEVEVLRATGLTSGEIGSLADRYMKADKVIVTWAMGLTQHKRAVATIKDIMNLLFLRGNIGKPGAGASPIRGHSNVQGDRTMGIWEKMPPAFLDKLRDEFRFEPPRENGVDSVDGIRALADGRIKVWFALGGNLVAAISDTDAAESAVQKAELTVQVSTKLNRSHAVVGREALILPTMGRTEIDLQASGEQFISVEDTVCAVHPSWGKVDPVSPNLLSEISIITRLARATLRDRSNADIDWAAFEADYDRIRDHIANVCPGCDDYNRKIRQEGGFVLPHGPRDSRTFPTDTGKAKFSLNELQYVECPSGRLLLQTIRAHDQFNTTIYSLNDRYRGVKQGRDVVFVSPQDIAELGLTDGQRVDVHSEFSDGVDRVIRGFRLVSYPTARGCAAAYFPEANPLVPLGATAEVSNTPASKSVVIRIEPTTVPVAV, from the coding sequence ATGACCATCCACGAAGCGCCGGACGAGCGCACGGTGGACGACACGGAACGCATCCAGGTGACGCACCCCAAGCAGTGGGCCGCGGGCATCCCCGGCATCATGCACTCGGTCGGACCGGCCGTGCGCGAGATGGGCCCGTCGCGAGCGGCGAAGCTGCTCACTTCGATGAACCACAAGGACGGCTTCGATTGCATGAGCTGCGCCTGGCCAGACCCCTCGCACCGCAAGGTGGCGGAGTTCTGCGAGAACGGCGCGAAGGCCGTCACCTGGGAGGCGACGCCGCTCACGGTGCCGAACACGTTCTGGGCGGAGCATCCGATTCCCGTGCTGCTGGAGAAGTCGGAGTACTGGCTCGGCATGCAGGGCCGTCTCGTCGAGCCGGTCTACAAAGCGGCCGACAGCGACCGTTATGTGCCGGTGACGTGGGATGACGCCTTCCGCATCGTTTCGGACAAGCTGCGATCGCTCGACTCCCCCGACCAGGCCGCGTTCTACACGAGCGGCCGCACCTCGAACGAGGCGGCGTTCGCCTACCAACTGTTCGCCCGCGCCTTCGGCACGAACAATCTGCCGGACTGCTCCAACATGTGCCACGAGTCCACCGGCGCCGCACTCGGCGAGGTGATCGGCGTGGGCAAGTGCACGGTCACCTACGACGACTTCGCCAAGGCCGACCTGATCATCATCATGGGTCAGAACCCGGGCACGAACCATCCGCGCATGCTCACCGCGCTCGAGGAGGCAAAGGAGGCGGGGGCGAAGATCGTGGCCGTGAACCCGCTGCCGGAGGCCGGGCTCATGCGATACAAGAACCCGCAGAAGGTGAGCGGCTGGATCGGTAAAGGCACGGGCCTCGCCGACGACTATCTGCAGATCAGGCTCAGCGGCGACCAGGCCCTCATGCAGGCCGTGGCCAAGCGCGTGCTCGACGCGGAGAGGGCTGCGCCGGGCACCGTGCTCGATCACGACTTCATCGACAGGTACTGCCAGGGGTTCGACGAATTCGCCGCGAGCCTCGACTCGCTCGACGAGGTCGAGGTCTTGCGGGCGACGGGGCTCACCAGCGGCGAGATCGGTTCTCTCGCCGACCGGTACATGAAGGCCGACAAGGTGATCGTCACGTGGGCGATGGGCCTCACCCAGCACAAGCGCGCCGTGGCGACGATCAAAGACATCATGAACCTGCTGTTCCTGCGCGGGAACATCGGCAAGCCGGGCGCAGGCGCATCCCCGATCCGCGGCCACAGCAACGTGCAGGGGGACCGCACGATGGGCATCTGGGAGAAGATGCCGCCGGCGTTCCTCGACAAGCTGCGCGACGAGTTCCGCTTCGAGCCGCCGCGCGAGAACGGGGTCGACAGCGTCGACGGCATCCGGGCACTCGCCGACGGACGCATCAAGGTGTGGTTCGCCCTCGGCGGCAACCTCGTGGCCGCGATCTCCGACACGGATGCCGCGGAGAGCGCCGTGCAGAAGGCGGAGCTGACGGTGCAGGTGTCGACCAAGCTCAACCGTTCGCACGCCGTCGTGGGACGCGAAGCCCTCATTCTGCCGACGATGGGGCGCACGGAGATCGACCTGCAGGCATCCGGGGAGCAGTTCATCTCGGTGGAAGACACGGTGTGCGCGGTGCACCCGTCGTGGGGCAAGGTCGACCCGGTGTCACCGAACCTGCTTTCGGAGATCTCGATCATCACCCGGCTGGCACGCGCGACGTTGCGCGATCGATCGAATGCCGACATCGACTGGGCGGCCTTCGAGGCCGACTACGACAGGATCCGCGATCACATCGCGAACGTGTGCCCCGGCTGCGACGACTACAACCGCAAGATCCGGCAGGAGGGCGGCTTCGTGCTGCCGCACGGGCCGCGCGACTCGCGCACCTTCCCCACCGACACGGGCAAAGCGAAGTTCTCGCTCAACGAACTGCAGTACGTCGAATGCCCGTCCGGGCGCCTGCTGCTGCAGACGATCCGCGCGCACGACCAGTTCAACACGACGATCTACAGTCTCAACGATCGCTATCGCGGCGTGAAGCAGGGACGTGACGTGGTCTTCGTGAGCCCGCAGGACATCGCGGAGCTCGGGCTGACCGACGGTCAACGCGTCGACGTGCACAGCGAGTTCAGCGACGGTGTCGACCGCGTGATCCGCGGTTTCAGGCTGGTGTCGTATCCGACGGCGAGAGGATGCGCCGCCGCCTACTTCCCCGAGGCGAATCCGCTCGTGCCGCTCGGAGCCACCGCCGAGGTGAGCAACACGCCGGCATCGAAGTCGGTCGTGATCCGCATCGAGCCGACGACGGTGCCGGTCGCGGTCTGA
- a CDS encoding ABC-F family ATP-binding cassette domain-containing protein — MAHLLGAEALHLEYPTKVVFDSVSLGVNEGDRIGIVGRNGDGKSSLLAMLAGRRMPDSGRVTVRGGIRIGVLDQEDMLDDDHTVAQVVVGDTAEHEWAGDARVRDVIAGLLGDIPWEARIGSLSGGQRRRVALAALLAGDWDVLALDEPTNHLDVEAITWLAQHLKRRWSTNSGGLLVVTHDRWFLDEICTATWEVHDRVVEPFDGGYAAYILQRVERDRMAAATEAKRQNLARKELAWLRRGAPARTSKPKFRIDAANALIEDVPPIRDSVSLKALAVSRLGKEVVDLVDASVSYPVEAGDGLSGGDSASDDARADAERKTVLRDVEWRIAPGERTGILGVNGAGKSTLLGLVAGTVQPTDGRVKRGKTVKVASLTQRLDELEQHLGDPVRVVLARLRTTYTLGSGSKAQELTPGQMLERLGFSSAQLSTPVKDLSGGQKRRLQLLLILLDQPNVLILDEPTNDLDTDMLAAMEDLLDSWPGTLIVVSHDRYFIERVTDQQYAILDSRLRHLPGGVDEYLKLRTLQEQRDAGRKNDGGGSGSGLVSTGSTSGGGSAGGADSGSDSASASGAAGLQGAALRDAQKEVASIERRIAKLTERIDTEQTALAEHDQGDYEGLLTKTDAIGSLQLEASALEERWFELTELIG, encoded by the coding sequence ATGGCGCATCTTCTCGGGGCCGAAGCCCTGCATCTCGAATACCCCACCAAAGTCGTCTTCGACTCCGTCTCGCTCGGCGTGAACGAGGGCGACCGCATCGGCATCGTGGGCCGCAACGGCGACGGCAAGTCCAGCCTGCTCGCGATGCTGGCGGGGAGGAGGATGCCCGACAGCGGCCGCGTCACCGTGCGCGGCGGCATCCGCATCGGGGTGCTCGACCAGGAGGACATGCTCGACGACGACCACACGGTGGCGCAGGTGGTGGTCGGCGACACCGCCGAGCACGAATGGGCCGGAGATGCGCGCGTGCGCGACGTGATCGCCGGGCTGCTCGGCGACATCCCGTGGGAGGCGCGCATCGGCTCGCTCAGCGGAGGACAGCGCCGTCGCGTCGCGCTCGCCGCGCTGCTCGCCGGCGACTGGGACGTGCTCGCCCTCGACGAGCCCACCAACCACCTCGACGTGGAGGCCATCACCTGGCTCGCGCAGCACCTGAAGCGCCGGTGGTCGACGAACTCCGGCGGGCTGCTCGTGGTCACACACGACAGGTGGTTCCTCGACGAGATCTGCACGGCCACCTGGGAGGTGCACGACCGCGTCGTCGAGCCGTTCGACGGCGGCTACGCCGCCTACATCCTGCAGCGCGTGGAGCGGGACAGGATGGCCGCGGCCACCGAGGCCAAGCGCCAGAACCTGGCGCGCAAGGAGCTCGCGTGGCTGCGCCGCGGCGCGCCCGCCCGTACCTCGAAGCCGAAATTCCGCATCGACGCCGCCAACGCGCTCATCGAGGATGTGCCGCCCATTCGCGACTCGGTGTCGCTGAAAGCGCTCGCGGTCTCGCGCCTCGGCAAAGAGGTGGTCGACCTGGTGGATGCGTCGGTGTCGTATCCGGTGGAGGCCGGCGACGGCCTCAGCGGTGGCGACAGCGCGAGCGACGATGCCAGGGCGGACGCCGAGCGGAAGACGGTGCTGCGCGACGTGGAGTGGCGCATCGCGCCGGGCGAGCGCACGGGCATCCTCGGCGTGAACGGCGCGGGCAAGTCGACGCTTCTCGGCCTGGTCGCAGGCACGGTGCAGCCGACGGACGGACGCGTGAAACGCGGCAAGACCGTCAAGGTCGCCTCGCTCACGCAGCGCCTCGACGAGCTCGAGCAGCACCTCGGCGACCCGGTGCGCGTCGTGCTCGCACGGCTGCGCACCACCTACACGCTCGGCAGCGGGTCAAAGGCGCAGGAGCTCACGCCCGGCCAGATGCTGGAACGGCTCGGATTCTCCAGCGCGCAGCTGTCGACACCGGTCAAAGATCTCTCCGGCGGCCAGAAGCGGCGGCTGCAGTTGCTGCTCATCTTGCTCGACCAGCCGAACGTGCTCATCCTCGACGAGCCGACGAACGACCTCGACACCGACATGCTCGCGGCGATGGAGGACCTGCTCGACTCCTGGCCCGGCACGCTCATCGTCGTCTCGCACGACAGGTACTTCATCGAGCGCGTCACAGATCAGCAGTACGCGATTCTCGACAGTCGGCTGCGGCACTTGCCGGGCGGGGTCGACGAGTATCTGAAGCTGCGGACGCTGCAGGAGCAGCGGGATGCCGGCCGGAAGAACGATGGCGGCGGTTCGGGCTCGGGGCTGGTTTCGACGGGCTCGACCAGCGGTGGCGGCTCGGCCGGCGGTGCCGACTCAGGCAGCGACTCTGCATCGGCGAGCGGCGCCGCCGGCCTGCAGGGCGCCGCGCTCCGCGACGCGCAGAAGGAGGTCGCATCGATCGAGCGGCGCATCGCCAAGCTCACCGAGCGCATCGACACCGAGCAGACCGCGCTCGCCGAGCACGACCAGGGCGACTACGAGGGCCTGCTGACGAAGACGGATGCCATCGGCTCGCTCCAGCTCGAGGCATCCGCCCTCGAAGAGCGCTGGTTCGAGCTCACCGAGCTGATCGGTTGA
- a CDS encoding VOC family protein, with translation MDLKLEIVVLPVADADRAKAFYEGLGFRLDADFSTPRGLRVVQVTPPGSAASLIFGENLTSAEPGSVQGIHLITANLEQTRAELIAGGADVSEIWHDQDGVFHWAGTANRVAGPNTEHNSYASFASFDDPDGNGFVLQQIVDRLPGRA, from the coding sequence ATGGACCTCAAGCTCGAGATCGTCGTTCTTCCGGTGGCCGACGCGGATCGCGCCAAGGCGTTCTACGAGGGGCTCGGCTTTCGGCTCGACGCCGACTTCAGCACTCCGCGCGGGCTGCGCGTCGTGCAGGTGACCCCTCCGGGTTCCGCGGCATCGCTCATCTTCGGCGAGAACCTCACCTCGGCGGAGCCGGGGTCGGTGCAGGGCATCCACCTCATCACCGCGAATCTCGAGCAGACGCGCGCCGAGCTCATCGCCGGCGGCGCCGACGTGAGCGAGATCTGGCACGACCAGGACGGCGTCTTCCACTGGGCGGGAACGGCCAACCGCGTCGCTGGCCCGAACACGGAGCACAACAGCTACGCGTCGTTCGCGTCGTTCGACGATCCCGACGGCAACGGCTTCGTGCTGCAGCAGATCGTCGACCGCCTCCCGGGGCGCGCATGA
- the rsmA gene encoding 16S rRNA (adenine(1518)-N(6)/adenine(1519)-N(6))-dimethyltransferase RsmA: MQLLGPAEIRDLAELLDVTPTKKLGQNFVIDANTVRRIVRVAEVAAGDVVLEIGPGLGSLTLGLLEAKASVVAVEIDGRLAAQLPATVEHQAPEAADRLTVVHQDALTVETLPADPVRLVANLPYNVSVPVLLHLLQRLPGLESGVVMVQAEVGHRLAAGPGSKVYGSPSVKAAWYGTWRTAGQVSRQVFWPVPNVDSVLVAFQRHEQPGDEELRRRVFRVVDAAFGQRRKMLRQSLSGVFGDSAAASAALEAAGLPATARGEELTVQQFAALGRLTPAVSTVG, encoded by the coding sequence GTGCAGCTACTCGGTCCAGCAGAGATCCGCGACCTCGCGGAGCTCCTCGACGTCACCCCGACCAAGAAGCTCGGCCAGAACTTCGTCATCGACGCCAACACGGTGCGTCGCATCGTGCGGGTGGCCGAGGTCGCCGCCGGCGACGTCGTGCTGGAGATCGGGCCGGGGCTGGGATCGCTGACACTGGGGCTGCTGGAGGCGAAGGCATCCGTGGTCGCCGTCGAGATCGACGGACGGCTCGCCGCGCAACTGCCCGCCACCGTCGAGCACCAGGCGCCGGAGGCGGCCGACCGCCTGACCGTCGTGCATCAGGATGCCCTCACCGTCGAGACCCTGCCCGCCGATCCGGTGCGGCTCGTGGCGAACCTGCCGTACAACGTCTCGGTGCCCGTGCTGCTGCACCTGCTGCAGCGCCTGCCTGGCCTGGAGTCCGGCGTCGTCATGGTGCAGGCCGAGGTCGGGCACCGGCTCGCCGCCGGTCCCGGCTCGAAGGTGTACGGATCGCCCAGTGTGAAGGCGGCCTGGTACGGAACCTGGCGCACCGCCGGCCAGGTCTCCCGTCAGGTGTTCTGGCCGGTGCCCAACGTCGACTCGGTGCTCGTCGCGTTCCAACGGCACGAGCAGCCGGGCGACGAGGAACTGCGTCGCCGCGTCTTCCGGGTCGTGGATGCCGCGTTCGGCCAGCGCCGCAAGATGCTTCGTCAGTCACTGTCTGGCGTGTTCGGCGACTCGGCTGCGGCATCCGCGGCTCTCGAGGCGGCCGGTCTCCCCGCCACCGCGCGCGGCGAAGAACTGACGGTGCAGCAGTTCGCCGCACTCGGCAGACTGACCCCGGCCGTGTCGACCGTGGGTTGA
- the fdhD gene encoding formate dehydrogenase accessory sulfurtransferase FdhD: MGRVTTRRRVARLTLGARVTRREDILVVEEPLEIRVGGRPLAVTMRTPGHDVELAAGFLVSEGVIARGDEFAAARFCDDGSTQGNTYNVLDVALAPGVAPPSPALAREFFTTSSCGLCGKASIDAVRTQSRFEVRDDTLRVAIDTLVTLPDRLRAAQDVFESTGGLHAAGLYRADTDEMLVVREDVGRHNAVDKVVGWALTHDLLPLTGTVLMVSGRASFELTQKAAMAGIPMLAAVSAPSSLAVELAIECGMTLVGFLRGESMVVYAGGQRVEEQQGFERPSAEGSAA; the protein is encoded by the coding sequence ATGGGCAGGGTCACGACCCGACGACGCGTCGCCCGCTTGACGCTCGGCGCGCGCGTCACACGACGGGAAGACATCCTCGTCGTCGAGGAACCCCTGGAGATCAGAGTCGGCGGACGCCCGCTCGCGGTGACCATGCGCACCCCAGGGCACGACGTCGAGCTGGCGGCCGGATTCCTCGTCTCTGAGGGTGTCATCGCACGCGGCGACGAGTTCGCCGCCGCACGGTTCTGCGACGACGGCAGCACGCAGGGCAACACCTACAACGTGCTCGACGTCGCGCTCGCACCGGGGGTGGCGCCGCCGTCTCCGGCGTTGGCACGTGAGTTCTTCACCACCAGTTCGTGCGGTCTGTGCGGCAAGGCGAGCATCGATGCGGTGCGCACGCAGTCGCGGTTCGAGGTGCGCGACGACACGCTTCGCGTGGCGATCGACACCCTCGTGACGCTGCCCGACCGGCTGCGCGCCGCGCAAGACGTCTTCGAGTCCACGGGAGGTCTGCACGCAGCAGGGCTGTACCGCGCCGACACCGACGAGATGCTCGTGGTGCGCGAAGACGTCGGCAGGCACAACGCGGTCGACAAGGTGGTCGGCTGGGCGCTCACCCACGACCTGCTGCCGCTGACCGGCACGGTGCTGATGGTGTCGGGGCGCGCGAGCTTCGAGCTGACGCAGAAGGCGGCGATGGCGGGCATCCCGATGCTCGCCGCGGTCTCTGCGCCGTCGTCGCTCGCCGTCGAACTGGCAATCGAGTGCGGGATGACCCTTGTCGGGTTCCTGCGCGGCGAGTCGATGGTGGTCTACGCGGGCGGACAGCGCGTCGAAGAGCAGCAGGGCTTCGAACGGCCGAGCGCGGAAGGAAGTGCAGCATGA